A genomic window from Nocardioides rotundus includes:
- a CDS encoding DUF3830 family protein codes for MARHITITLDRRGVSCRVRLLEEAAPRTCAAVWDALPLSAPVYHGKYARNEIYALLPRFAPTDPGKENTTITPIPGDVCWFTFDGSDLGNPAYGYEREEEHRAAEQGGIIDLAVFYGRNNLLINGDQGWVPGNVFGEIVEGLAEMAEACQDVWMGGARGETLTFARAD; via the coding sequence GTGGCCCGTCACATCACCATCACCCTGGACCGGCGCGGCGTGAGCTGCCGGGTCCGCCTGCTGGAGGAGGCGGCGCCCCGCACCTGCGCGGCGGTGTGGGACGCGCTGCCCCTGAGCGCGCCGGTCTACCACGGCAAGTACGCGCGCAACGAGATCTATGCCCTGCTGCCGCGGTTCGCGCCGACGGACCCGGGCAAGGAGAACACCACCATCACGCCGATCCCGGGCGACGTCTGCTGGTTCACCTTCGACGGCTCCGACCTCGGGAACCCGGCCTACGGCTATGAGCGGGAGGAGGAGCACCGCGCCGCCGAGCAGGGTGGGATCATCGACCTCGCGGTGTTCTACGGCCGGAACAACCTGCTGATCAACGGCGACCAGGGCTGGGTGCCCGGCAACGTCTTCGGCGAGATCGTCGAGGGCCTCGCGGAGATGGCCGAGGCCTGCCAGGACGTGTGGATGGGCGGCGCGCGCGGCGAGACCCTCACCTTCGCGCGCGCCGACTGA
- a CDS encoding RtcB family protein, with translation MKQLTETLLSWASILEDTTREQAETTATMPFIHPHVALMPDAHLGLGATVGSVIPTLGAIIPAAVGVDIGCGMIAVRTPYTADELPADRAPVREAIERAVPLNAGAANRTVSRDHTRERLERLRSLADEAGFDPATYAARWELQLGTLGSGNHFIEVTVDEESRVWLFLHSGSRGVGNKIAQHHIGVAREQCAGEQLPHRDLAYLTEGTPEFDAYIAQMRWAQTYALLNREEMMDRVARQFAEWVGTAEVERTEEINCHHIYTEPEHHYGKDVWLSRKGAINAEAGRPGLIPGSMGTASYVVVGKGDPASLNSAPHGAGRSFSRTRARKTFTVEDLRAAMTGIEYRDTDAFIDEIPAAYKDIDQVMADAADLVEVRHVLRQVVNVKGD, from the coding sequence ATGAAGCAGCTGACCGAGACGCTCCTGAGCTGGGCGTCGATCCTCGAGGACACCACGCGCGAGCAGGCGGAGACCACGGCGACGATGCCGTTCATCCACCCGCACGTCGCGCTGATGCCCGACGCCCACCTGGGGCTGGGCGCGACCGTGGGCTCGGTGATCCCGACCCTGGGCGCGATCATCCCCGCCGCCGTGGGCGTGGACATCGGGTGCGGCATGATCGCCGTGCGCACGCCGTACACCGCCGACGAGCTGCCCGCCGACCGGGCGCCGGTGCGGGAGGCCATCGAGCGCGCGGTGCCGCTCAACGCCGGCGCCGCGAACCGCACGGTGAGCCGGGACCACACCCGCGAGCGGCTCGAGCGTCTGCGGAGCCTCGCCGACGAGGCGGGCTTCGACCCCGCGACCTACGCCGCGCGCTGGGAGCTGCAGTTGGGCACCCTCGGCTCCGGCAACCACTTCATCGAGGTGACCGTGGACGAGGAGTCCCGGGTGTGGCTGTTCCTGCACTCGGGCTCGCGGGGCGTCGGCAACAAGATCGCCCAGCACCACATCGGGGTGGCGCGCGAGCAGTGCGCAGGCGAGCAGCTGCCGCACCGCGACCTGGCCTACCTCACCGAGGGCACGCCGGAGTTCGACGCCTACATCGCCCAGATGCGGTGGGCGCAGACCTACGCGCTGCTCAACCGCGAGGAGATGATGGACCGGGTCGCGCGGCAGTTCGCCGAGTGGGTCGGCACCGCCGAGGTCGAGCGCACCGAGGAGATCAACTGCCATCACATCTACACCGAGCCGGAGCACCACTACGGCAAGGACGTGTGGCTGTCCCGGAAGGGCGCGATCAACGCAGAGGCGGGGCGGCCGGGCCTGATCCCGGGGTCGATGGGTACGGCGTCCTACGTCGTCGTCGGCAAGGGCGACCCGGCGTCGCTCAACTCGGCGCCGCACGGGGCCGGGCGCAGCTTCTCCCGGACCCGGGCTCGCAAGACCTTCACCGTGGAGGACCTGCGGGCCGCGATGACGGGCATCGAGTACCGCGACACCGACGCGTTCATCGACGAGATCCCCGCGGCCTACAAGGACATCGACCAGGTGATGGCCGACGCGGCCGACCTGGTCGAGGTCCGCCACGTGCTGCGGCAGGTGGTGAACGTCAAGGGCGACTGA
- a CDS encoding TetR/AcrR family transcriptional regulator, protein MPKIVDHEERRAELVDAVLRVIERDGVSAVSVRAVAAEAGRSPGSLRHYFSSQAELIAFTMAALASRVAERVRRKGRSGATALDLLSELLPLDADRVAEFEVWLELTTLSRTEPDLAPLVAEAHEGIDSVCRWAVHLTAPDLSDARRRALVAELHALLDGLALHLSLAPDRMDARRARGVIRAWLSRVAAG, encoded by the coding sequence ATGCCGAAGATCGTGGATCACGAGGAGCGCCGCGCCGAGCTGGTGGACGCCGTGCTGCGGGTGATCGAGCGCGATGGCGTCTCCGCCGTGTCGGTGCGCGCCGTGGCCGCCGAGGCTGGGCGCTCGCCCGGGTCGCTGCGGCACTACTTCTCCAGTCAGGCCGAGCTGATCGCCTTCACCATGGCCGCCCTGGCCTCGCGGGTGGCCGAGCGGGTCCGGCGCAAGGGCCGCTCCGGTGCCACCGCCCTGGACCTGCTCTCCGAGCTGTTGCCCCTGGATGCCGATCGGGTCGCGGAGTTCGAGGTCTGGTTGGAGCTCACCACGCTGAGCAGGACCGAGCCGGACCTCGCCCCGCTCGTCGCGGAGGCGCACGAGGGGATCGACAGCGTCTGCCGGTGGGCGGTCCACCTCACCGCACCGGACCTCTCCGACGCCAGGCGCCGCGCCCTGGTCGCCGAGCTGCATGCGCTGCTCGACGGGCTGGCGCTGCACCTCAGTCTGGCTCCGGACCGGATGGACGCCCGTCGTGCCCGTGGCGTGATCCGGGCCTGGTTGTCGAGGGTCGCCGCCGGGTGA
- a CDS encoding CGNR zinc finger domain-containing protein, with the protein MGAWWIEVDGLVLPKPLSGDPGLELVNTRSGWGEPFDDRQDYLRSFDHLVTLAREQGVLEAERAANLLGRQTPASERERVRTRRLRADAHAALTGSASTPALNRLADAARAARSRQHLVPAEHGARWAFTGRPRPSEPLDGLILVVADLLTSPRASTVASCPGHDCGWLFLNTSGRRRWCQMAVCGNRAKQAAWTARQ; encoded by the coding sequence ATGGGTGCGTGGTGGATCGAGGTCGACGGCCTGGTGCTGCCCAAGCCCCTGTCGGGAGACCCCGGGCTGGAGCTGGTCAACACCCGGTCCGGCTGGGGTGAGCCGTTCGACGATCGACAGGACTACCTCCGCTCCTTCGACCACCTGGTGACGCTGGCGCGGGAGCAGGGGGTCCTGGAGGCCGAACGGGCGGCGAATCTGCTGGGCCGCCAGACCCCCGCCTCCGAGCGCGAACGGGTCCGCACCCGGCGACTGCGCGCCGACGCGCACGCAGCCCTCACCGGATCCGCCTCGACCCCCGCATTGAACCGACTCGCGGACGCTGCCCGGGCGGCGCGATCGCGGCAGCACCTGGTTCCCGCGGAGCACGGGGCGCGCTGGGCCTTCACCGGCCGGCCCCGGCCGTCCGAGCCGCTCGACGGGCTGATCCTGGTGGTGGCCGACCTCCTCACCTCGCCCCGGGCGTCGACGGTCGCCTCCTGCCCCGGCCACGACTGCGGCTGGCTCTTCCTCAACACCTCCGGACGTCGGCGCTGGTGCCAGATGGCGGTCTGCGGCAACCGCGCCAAGCAGGCCGCCTGGACCGCGCGGCAGTGA
- a CDS encoding cytochrome P450, whose protein sequence is MHPASVARSTGLWALNHGVPRVVFHLQARKGEPLARIQTDPVLREHPEAMWQQVRERGDLVRGGYAWVTASLDVGSRVLRGDEFGVPLPEPSSPTARRLDRFRDPWAAGPVDPPSLLAIDPPDHTRLRRLVSRAFTARRVAGMEADIEATTHKLLDQLAGERRTDLIESFAAQLPVTVIADLLGVPAEERAPLLGWGDGAARLLDTGLGLRQFRRAERAIREMHQWVNDHVERLRRQPGDDLLSAVIQQADDLPADERPTRHELRALALLVLGAGFETTVNLIGNAVQLLSDHPDQRDALVAAPDGWGNAVEEVLRYDSPVQLTARMVRRPVEVAGRSLRPGHAVVVMIGAMHRDPAVFEDPHRFDVTRQNAADHLAFSAGPHFCLGAGLARVEARVGLAALYERYPSLSVEGHGVRRPTRVLRGFESLPVRLG, encoded by the coding sequence ATGCACCCCGCCAGCGTTGCCCGCTCGACCGGACTCTGGGCCCTCAACCACGGGGTCCCGCGGGTGGTCTTCCACCTGCAGGCGCGCAAGGGCGAGCCGCTGGCGCGGATCCAGACCGACCCGGTGCTGCGCGAGCACCCGGAGGCGATGTGGCAGCAGGTGCGCGAGCGCGGCGACCTCGTGCGCGGCGGCTACGCCTGGGTGACGGCCTCGCTGGACGTCGGCTCGCGGGTGCTGCGCGGGGACGAGTTCGGCGTCCCGCTCCCCGAGCCGTCGAGCCCTACCGCGCGGCGGCTGGACCGCTTCCGCGACCCGTGGGCCGCCGGGCCGGTGGACCCGCCGAGCCTGCTCGCGATCGATCCGCCGGACCACACGCGCCTGCGCCGGCTGGTCAGCCGCGCCTTCACCGCACGCCGGGTCGCCGGGATGGAGGCCGACATCGAGGCCACCACGCACAAGCTGCTGGACCAGCTCGCCGGGGAGCGCCGTACCGACCTGATCGAGTCCTTCGCCGCCCAGCTGCCGGTGACCGTGATCGCGGACCTGCTCGGGGTGCCCGCCGAGGAGCGTGCCCCGCTGCTCGGCTGGGGCGACGGGGCCGCGCGCCTGCTCGACACCGGCCTGGGCCTGCGCCAGTTCCGCCGTGCCGAGCGGGCGATCCGCGAGATGCACCAGTGGGTCAACGACCACGTGGAGCGGCTGCGGCGCCAGCCGGGCGACGACCTGCTCAGCGCGGTGATCCAGCAGGCCGACGACCTGCCCGCGGACGAGCGGCCCACCCGGCACGAGCTGCGCGCCCTCGCCCTGCTGGTCCTCGGCGCCGGGTTCGAGACGACGGTGAACCTGATCGGCAACGCCGTCCAGTTGCTCTCCGACCACCCCGACCAGCGCGATGCCCTCGTCGCGGCGCCGGACGGGTGGGGCAACGCGGTGGAGGAGGTGCTGCGCTACGACTCGCCCGTCCAGCTCACCGCGCGGATGGTGCGTCGCCCCGTCGAGGTCGCCGGCCGCTCCCTGCGCCCGGGTCACGCCGTGGTCGTGATGATCGGCGCGATGCACCGGGACCCGGCCGTGTTCGAGGACCCGCATCGCTTCGACGTCACGCGGCAGAACGCGGCCGACCACCTCGCCTTCAGCGCCGGGCCACACTTCTGCCTCGGCGCCGGACTGGCCCGGGTCGAGGCGCGCGTCGGGTTGGCGGCTCTCTACGAGCGCTATCCGTCGCTGTCCGTCGAGGGCCACGGAGTACGCCGGCCCACGCGCGTGCTGCGCGGCTTCGAGTCGCTGCCGGTGCGGCTGGGCTAG
- a CDS encoding DNA repair helicase XPB, translated as MTSADQGPLIVQSDKTLLLEVDHERAADARKAIAPFAELERSPEHVHTYRLTPLGLWNARAAGHDAEQVVDTLLTYSRYAVPHALLVDVAETMARYGRLRLEKHPTHGLVLSSTDRPVLEEVLRAKRIQGMLGARIDDDTVAVHPSERGNLKQALLKLGWPAEDFAGYVDGEAHPIALDESDWSLRPYQSEAAESFWHGGSGVVVLPCGAGKTLVGAASMAQAQATTLILVTNTVSARQWKEELVRRTSLTEDEIGEYSGSVKEIRPVTIATYQVLTTKRKGVYPHLELLDARDWGLIVYDEVHLLPAPIFRMTADLQARRRLGLTATLVREDGREGDVFSLIGPKRYDAPWKDIESQGWIAPAECVEVRVTMTESERLAYATAEPEERYRLAASTPAKTRVAESLVAKHAAEPTLVIGQYIDQLDELGADLDAPVIKGDTSVKERQRLFAAFRSGEISLLVVSKVANFSIDLPEAAVAIQVSGSFGSRQEEAQRLGRLLRPKSSGRAARFYTIVTRDTVDADFAQNRQRFLAEQGYAYEIKDAVDL; from the coding sequence GTGACCAGTGCAGACCAGGGACCGCTCATCGTCCAGTCGGACAAGACGCTCCTCCTCGAGGTGGACCATGAGCGCGCGGCCGACGCCCGCAAGGCGATCGCGCCGTTCGCGGAGCTCGAGCGCTCCCCCGAGCACGTGCACACCTACCGCCTCACGCCGCTCGGCCTGTGGAACGCCCGCGCGGCCGGGCACGACGCCGAGCAGGTGGTCGACACCCTGCTCACCTACTCCCGCTACGCCGTGCCGCACGCGCTGCTGGTCGACGTCGCCGAGACGATGGCGCGCTACGGCCGGCTGCGGTTGGAGAAGCACCCGACCCACGGGCTGGTCCTCTCCAGCACCGACCGCCCGGTCCTGGAGGAGGTCCTGCGGGCGAAGCGGATCCAGGGGATGCTGGGCGCCCGGATCGACGACGACACCGTCGCCGTCCACCCCTCCGAGCGCGGGAACCTCAAGCAGGCTCTGCTCAAGCTGGGCTGGCCGGCGGAGGACTTCGCGGGGTACGTCGACGGCGAGGCCCACCCGATCGCGCTGGACGAGTCCGACTGGTCGCTGCGCCCCTACCAGTCCGAGGCCGCCGAGTCGTTCTGGCACGGCGGCAGCGGGGTCGTCGTCCTCCCCTGCGGCGCGGGCAAGACCCTCGTCGGCGCGGCCTCGATGGCACAGGCGCAGGCGACCACGCTGATCCTGGTCACCAACACCGTCAGCGCGCGGCAGTGGAAGGAGGAGCTGGTCCGCCGTACCTCCCTGACCGAGGACGAGATCGGGGAGTACTCCGGGTCGGTGAAGGAGATCCGGCCGGTGACCATCGCGACCTATCAGGTCCTCACCACCAAGCGGAAGGGCGTCTACCCGCACCTGGAGCTGCTGGACGCGCGCGACTGGGGGCTGATCGTCTACGACGAGGTGCACCTGCTGCCTGCGCCGATCTTCCGGATGACCGCCGACCTGCAGGCGCGCCGACGGCTCGGGCTGACCGCGACCCTGGTGCGCGAGGACGGCCGCGAGGGCGACGTGTTCAGCCTGATCGGCCCCAAGAGGTACGACGCTCCGTGGAAGGACATCGAGTCCCAGGGGTGGATCGCCCCCGCCGAGTGCGTCGAGGTCCGCGTGACGATGACCGAGTCCGAGCGGCTCGCCTACGCCACCGCCGAGCCGGAGGAGCGCTACCGGCTCGCCGCCTCGACCCCGGCGAAGACGAGGGTGGCGGAGTCGCTGGTCGCCAAGCACGCGGCCGAGCCGACGCTGGTGATCGGGCAGTACATCGACCAGCTCGACGAGCTCGGCGCCGACCTGGACGCCCCGGTGATCAAGGGCGACACCAGCGTCAAGGAGCGGCAGCGGCTGTTCGCGGCCTTCCGGTCCGGCGAGATCTCCCTGCTGGTGGTCTCCAAGGTCGCCAACTTCTCCATCGACCTGCCCGAGGCCGCGGTGGCGATCCAGGTCTCCGGATCCTTCGGGTCCCGGCAGGAGGAGGCCCAGCGGCTGGGCCGCCTGCTGCGCCCGAAGTCCTCGGGTCGCGCGGCGCGGTTCTACACGATCGTCACGCGGGACACCGTGGACGCGGACTTCGCGCAGAACCGGCAGCGGTTCCTGGCCGAGCAGGGCTACGCCTACGAGATCAAGGACGCGGTCGACCTCTGA
- a CDS encoding CGNR zinc finger domain-containing protein codes for MDFIRYAESAAALVNADLPDAAGLRDHLDGRQWLQEQTTDRDATAMRRFAGELREVFEAADANDVRRQIDGLNALMEAHPITPRISDHDDDLHLHVATKAASVADLLIGEALLGLATLVCDMDPHRLGVCASEKCDDVFVDTSPNRSRRYCSDRCSSRANVAAFRARQKAAAG; via the coding sequence ATGGACTTCATCCGGTACGCCGAGAGCGCGGCGGCGTTGGTCAACGCCGACCTGCCCGACGCCGCCGGCCTGCGGGACCATCTCGACGGCCGCCAATGGCTGCAGGAGCAGACGACCGACCGCGACGCGACCGCGATGCGCCGCTTCGCCGGGGAACTGCGGGAGGTGTTCGAGGCGGCCGACGCGAACGACGTACGCCGGCAGATCGACGGCCTCAACGCGCTGATGGAGGCGCACCCGATCACCCCGCGGATCAGCGACCACGACGACGACCTGCACCTGCACGTGGCGACCAAGGCCGCCTCGGTGGCGGACCTGCTCATCGGCGAGGCGCTGCTCGGCCTGGCCACGCTGGTGTGCGACATGGACCCGCACCGGCTCGGCGTCTGCGCGTCGGAGAAGTGCGACGACGTGTTCGTCGACACCTCACCTAACCGGTCCCGGCGCTACTGCTCGGACCGGTGCTCCTCGCGGGCCAATGTCGCGGCCTTCCGGGCCCGGCAGAAGGCGGCGGCCGGCTGA
- a CDS encoding helicase-associated domain-containing protein: MATSTPHRTLADQLRAWPDERLARLLTARPDLASPAPQDTGQLASRAGVRSSLLAATEQLDRTELAVLEALVVLGPQSAAALRDVVHAAPERVDAALERLLDLALAWGDSDQVRALSAVGDGFAPGSPGSSGLRAAVSPDGLPPAAERLAEASPEAVTLLRHLDEHGGEGTSAGGEGTPAGELIARRLVLPRENGTVVLPADVAVALRGGHTTADAVDEPPAVITAERTAELVDRAAAGAAFEAVRRTSLLLETWGSQPPNVLRAGGLGVRDLKAAATLLQVAESEAALLIEVASRAGLLGPTTGPTGDQVWAPTDGFDRWERLSVAEQWRALARAWLESPRLPGLVGTKDRAGKTWNALVPELASRYAAETRRMTLELMGELPEGQVLASGTGVPSLVSRLAWLRPRRPGPRADLAGWAVSESAHLGVTALGGLSSPARALLAGDSERAATLLEPLLPAPVDQVLLQADLTAVAPGPLEPSVARRLHDVADVESRGGATVHRFTQASVRRALDAGWTAAEVHDFVGSVSRTPVPQALAYLVDDVARTHGSIKVGHAESFVRADDEAALAGLLHHPRASSLELRRIAPTVLVSTLPPELLLPRLRELGAAPVVESPDGTMHVTRPEVVRARGRRPVADGAERARQSAQVGAVVAAVRAGDRATASRPTTASARLTPAETLARLSEAAEAGLSVWIGYVDNHGTASERIVEPRRVDGGQLTAYDHRSEDLRGFAIHRITAVRPVRPGS, from the coding sequence ATGGCCACCAGCACCCCGCACCGTACGCTCGCCGACCAGCTCCGCGCCTGGCCGGACGAGCGGCTGGCCCGCCTGCTCACGGCGCGTCCGGACCTGGCGTCCCCCGCCCCGCAGGACACCGGGCAGCTGGCCTCGCGGGCCGGCGTACGCTCCTCGCTCCTCGCCGCGACCGAGCAGCTGGACCGCACCGAGCTCGCGGTGCTGGAGGCGCTCGTGGTGCTCGGACCGCAGTCCGCGGCGGCCCTGCGCGACGTTGTGCACGCCGCGCCGGAACGTGTCGACGCCGCGCTCGAGCGGCTCCTCGACCTGGCGCTGGCGTGGGGCGACTCCGACCAGGTCCGGGCGCTCAGCGCGGTCGGCGACGGGTTCGCCCCCGGGTCGCCCGGCAGCTCCGGCCTGCGGGCCGCGGTCTCCCCCGACGGGCTGCCGCCGGCGGCCGAGCGCCTGGCCGAGGCGAGCCCCGAGGCGGTGACGCTGCTGCGCCATCTCGACGAGCACGGCGGCGAGGGGACCTCCGCCGGCGGCGAGGGCACCCCGGCCGGCGAGCTGATCGCGCGGCGCCTGGTGCTGCCACGGGAGAACGGCACCGTCGTGCTGCCCGCCGACGTCGCCGTCGCCCTCCGCGGCGGACACACCACCGCCGACGCGGTGGACGAGCCGCCCGCGGTGATCACCGCCGAGCGCACGGCCGAGCTCGTCGACCGCGCGGCCGCGGGCGCCGCCTTCGAGGCGGTACGGCGGACCTCGCTGCTCCTGGAGACCTGGGGCTCCCAGCCCCCCAACGTGCTCCGCGCGGGCGGCCTGGGCGTGCGCGACCTCAAGGCCGCGGCCACGCTGCTGCAGGTCGCCGAGAGCGAGGCGGCGCTGCTGATCGAGGTGGCCTCGCGAGCCGGGCTGCTCGGCCCCACCACGGGCCCGACGGGCGACCAGGTATGGGCACCCACCGACGGCTTCGACCGGTGGGAGCGGCTGTCGGTCGCCGAGCAGTGGCGGGCGCTGGCCCGGGCCTGGCTGGAGAGCCCGCGCCTGCCCGGGCTGGTCGGCACCAAGGACCGGGCCGGGAAGACCTGGAACGCCCTCGTGCCGGAGCTGGCCAGCCGGTACGCCGCGGAGACGCGGCGCATGACGCTGGAGCTGATGGGCGAGCTGCCCGAGGGCCAGGTGCTGGCGTCCGGGACCGGCGTACCCTCCCTCGTCTCGCGCCTCGCCTGGCTGCGGCCGCGCCGCCCGGGGCCGCGGGCGGACCTGGCCGGCTGGGCGGTCAGCGAGTCCGCGCACCTCGGCGTGACCGCGCTGGGCGGACTCTCCTCCCCGGCCCGGGCGCTGCTGGCTGGCGACAGCGAGCGGGCGGCCACGCTGCTGGAGCCGCTGCTGCCCGCGCCGGTCGACCAGGTGCTGCTGCAGGCGGACCTCACCGCCGTCGCGCCCGGCCCGCTGGAGCCGTCGGTGGCGCGGCGGCTGCACGACGTCGCCGACGTCGAGTCGCGCGGCGGCGCCACGGTTCACCGGTTCACCCAGGCCTCGGTGCGACGCGCCCTCGACGCGGGGTGGACCGCCGCCGAGGTGCACGACTTCGTCGGGTCGGTCTCGCGGACGCCGGTCCCGCAGGCGCTCGCCTATCTCGTCGACGACGTCGCCCGGACCCACGGCTCGATCAAGGTCGGGCACGCCGAGTCGTTCGTGCGCGCCGACGACGAGGCCGCGCTGGCCGGGCTGCTGCACCATCCGCGCGCATCGTCGCTGGAGCTGCGCCGGATCGCGCCCACGGTGCTGGTCAGCACCCTGCCGCCGGAGCTCCTGCTGCCCCGGCTGCGCGAGCTGGGGGCGGCGCCGGTGGTGGAGTCGCCCGACGGGACGATGCACGTGACCCGGCCGGAGGTGGTCCGCGCTCGCGGCCGCCGGCCGGTCGCCGACGGGGCCGAGCGGGCGCGGCAGTCCGCGCAGGTGGGGGCGGTCGTGGCCGCCGTACGCGCGGGCGACCGCGCCACCGCGTCCCGCCCGACGACCGCGTCGGCCCGCCTCACCCCCGCGGAGACGCTGGCCCGGCTCAGCGAGGCGGCCGAGGCCGGGCTGTCGGTGTGGATCGGGTACGTCGACAACCACGGGACAGCCTCCGAGCGGATCGTCGAGCCCCGCCGCGTCGACGGCGGCCAGCTCACGGCCTACGACCACCGCTCCGAGGACCTGCGCGGCTTCGCGATCCACCGGATCACCGCCGTCCGCCCCGTCCGACCGGGCAGTTGA
- a CDS encoding PP2C family protein-serine/threonine phosphatase yields the protein MDPVELAVGATTDVGRVREINQDALLAAPPVLAVADGMGGHHGGEVASRIAVEELERVEAGGADSRAAAAAVQEALAAAQARIADYAAEQGSKDPVWYAGTTVVVAVLATDDAGPVWVVANLGDSRAYLLTEEGLRRVSVDHSVVQELLDAGRITPAQAAVHPERHVVTRALGGPGVPEPDFFRLPAAPDMRLLLCSDGISGMIDDAAIARVLAEVRNPQDAADRLVAEALEAGGLDNATAVVADVLP from the coding sequence ATGGACCCGGTGGAGCTGGCGGTCGGAGCGACCACGGACGTGGGCCGCGTGCGTGAGATCAACCAGGACGCCCTGCTCGCGGCACCTCCGGTGCTCGCCGTCGCCGACGGGATGGGCGGCCACCACGGGGGCGAGGTGGCCAGCCGGATCGCGGTCGAGGAGCTGGAGCGGGTCGAGGCCGGCGGCGCCGACTCGCGCGCCGCCGCGGCCGCCGTCCAGGAGGCGCTCGCCGCCGCGCAGGCACGGATCGCCGACTACGCCGCCGAGCAGGGGAGCAAGGACCCGGTCTGGTACGCCGGCACGACGGTCGTCGTCGCCGTCCTGGCCACCGACGACGCGGGGCCGGTCTGGGTGGTCGCCAACCTCGGCGACTCGCGTGCCTACCTGCTCACCGAGGAGGGGCTGCGCCGGGTCTCCGTGGACCACTCGGTGGTGCAGGAGCTCCTCGACGCCGGCCGGATCACCCCCGCCCAGGCGGCGGTCCACCCCGAGCGGCACGTGGTCACCCGGGCCCTCGGCGGTCCCGGCGTGCCCGAGCCGGACTTCTTCCGCCTGCCCGCCGCCCCGGACATGCGACTGCTGCTGTGCAGCGACGGCATCTCCGGGATGATCGACGACGCCGCCATCGCGCGGGTGCTCGCCGAGGTGCGCAACCCGCAGGACGCGGCCGACCGGCTGGTGGCCGAGGCGCTGGAGGCGGGCGGGCTGGACAACGCGACGGCGGTCGTCGCCGACGTGCTCCCGTGA